A single Opisthocomus hoazin isolate bOpiHoa1 chromosome 1, bOpiHoa1.hap1, whole genome shotgun sequence DNA region contains:
- the LOC104329449 gene encoding lysozyme g, with product MIPMLLLLGLTALVAPCMSYSCYGDITALQAPTISCTAVRAPDCGLAMIRRTAEADVIRLRKYEIPIKRVARNLCLDPALIAGIISQESRAGLLLDNGWDQGRQKYGLMQLGGQQQPFGLWDSEEHINQCSTILVRAINDVRARHPTWTWDRQLRGGICTYHAKMGNLQVYEEDPCDRDDYYANSVIRRAQYFKRHGF from the exons ATGATCCCCATGCTACTCTTGCTGGGCCTTACGGCCCTTGTCG ctccATGCATGAGTTACAGTTGCTATGGCGATATAACTGCTCTTCAAGCCCCCACGATCTCCTGTACAGCTGTAAGAGCCCCAGACTGTG GACTTGCCATGATACGGAGGACTGCTGAGGCAGATGTCATACGCCTGAGGAAATACGAGATCCCGATTAAGAGAGTAGCCAGAAACCTGTGCTTGGACCCGGCGCTCATCGCTGGCATCATCTCGCAAGAGAGTCGTGCCGGCCTGCTCCTGGACAACGGCTGGGACCAGGGTCGGCAGAAGTACGGCTTGATGCAG CTTGGTGGGCAGCAACAGCCTTTCGGACTGTGGGATAGCGAAGAACATATAAATCAGTGTTCAACTATCCTGGTTCGTGCAATTAATGATGTGCGGGCAAGACATCCTACCTGGACCTGGGACCGGCAGCTGAGAG GGGGAATCTGCACCTACCATGCAAAAATGGGCAACCTTCAGGTCTACGAGGAAGACCCATGCGACAGAGACGACTACTATGCCAACAGCGTCATTAGACGAGCCCAGTACTTTAAGAGACATGGGTTCTAG
- the LOC104337896 gene encoding lysozyme g translates to MYPMLVLLGLAALLGASQGSTDCYGSVSGIETTGASCKTAKPEGLSYCGVKASETIAERDLEAMAQYKTLIEEVGKKLCVEPAIIAGIISRESHAGTILKDGWGDNGNGFGLMQVDKNSHTPVGAWNSEAHITQGTDILVSMIKTIQAKFPSWTKDQQLKGGISAYNAGPNNVQTYDGMDIGTTHDDYANDVSARAQYYKKHGY, encoded by the exons ATGTACCCGATGCTCGTGCTGCTGGGCCTCGCTGCCCTCCTGG GTGCCTCCCAGGGCAGCACGGATTGCTATGGCAGTGTAAGCGGAATTGAAACCACGGGGGCTtcctgcaaaactgcaaagccagAGGGTTTATCCTACTGCG GAGTTAAGGCATCAGAAACGATTGCTGAACGGGACCTAGAAGCCATGGCTCAATATAAAACTCTGATTGAGGAAGTTGGCAAAAAGCTGTGCGTCGAACCAGCCATCATCGCTGGCATCATCTCCCGGGAATCTCATGCCGGCACAATACTGAAGGACGGCTGGGGCGACAACGGAAATGGCTTTGGTTTAATGCAG GTTGACAAAAACTCCCATACACCTGTGGGAGCGTGGAACAGCGAAGCTCACATTACCCAGGGCACAGACATACTTGTCTCAATGATAAAGACAATCCAGGCAAAGTTCCCAAGCTGGACAAAGGACCAGCAGCTGAAAG GTGGGATTTCTGCCTACAATGCTGGGCCTAACAATGTCCAAACCTACGACGGAATGGACATCGGCACCACCCACGATGACTACGCCAATGACGTGTCTGCACGAGCCCAGTATTACAAGAAACACGGCTATTAG